The Methylopila sp. M107 genome contains the following window.
CTCGCCTATGTGTCGGGCATGACGCATGGCGAAATCGCCGGCAAGCTCGGCGCGCCGCTCGGCACCGTGAAGGCGTGGATCCGCCGTTCCCTGCTCTCGCTCCGGGCCTGCCTGTCATGAGCGAGGACAGGCGCTCCCTGCAGGAACTCGCCGGCGAGTACGCGCTCGGCCTGCTCGACGCAGGCGAGGCCGCGGCGTTCGAAAGCCGCGCCGCGCGCGATCCGGCGGCGGCCGCCGCGCTGTCGGACTGGCGGGAGCGCCTGGTCGGCCTCGACGCCGCCGCCCCGCCGATTCCGCCGTCTGCGGAGCTGTGGGCGCGGATCGACGGCGCGATCGACGCACGCGAGACGCACGCTTCGACGCAGGCGCGCGCGGAAGCGCCGCCCTCGCCTTCCCTCGCGGCGCGGCTCTGGGGCAGCGTCGCGGCGTGGCGCGGGGCCGCGCTCGCGGGCGCCGTCGCAAGCGTCGCGCTCGCCTTCGTCTCGGTTTCGGCCTACAGGACCGCCGAACGTCAGCCGCAGGTGATCGCCGTGCTGCTCACGCCGGACGGCAAGCCTGGCGCGATCGTTGACGTCTTCGCCGACGGCTCATCCTATGTCGCTCCGCTTTTGGACGTCTCGGTGCCGAGCGATCGGATCATGCAGGTCTGGACCCTGCCGGACAAAACGACCGGCCCGGTCTCTCTCGGTCTGCTCGAGAACGACGGCAGCGCCCGC
Protein-coding sequences here:
- a CDS encoding anti-sigma factor is translated as MSEDRRSLQELAGEYALGLLDAGEAAAFESRAARDPAAAAALSDWRERLVGLDAAAPPIPPSAELWARIDGAIDARETHASTQARAEAPPSPSLAARLWGSVAAWRGAALAGAVASVALAFVSVSAYRTAERQPQVIAVLLTPDGKPGAIVDVFADGSSYVAPLLDVSVPSDRIMQVWTLPDKTTGPVSLGLLENDGSARLQPASLPAPKPQQLYEITLEPSGGSPTGRPTGPILFKGFAERPR